The sequence GCATGGCTAAGGAATTTACTGCCACCATCACCAGAGTATGACCTTGATTTCCGTAGGAAAGATACCCCCACATCAGCACCATCGCCGTACAAGGCGCAATTCCCAGCAAAATAGTGCCTGCAATATAGGAATTGGCGATCGCTACTTGTTCTCCCCGAATTAACTCGCTACCAGCAATTAGCGGCAGAAAGAGCGATCCTAAGAAAAACTGAGCTAAGACTACCATCGTGAAGGGTTTAATCAACCAGTTCACTACTAAGGTGAGAAGAACGGGTTTGGGCGCGCGAATGGCATTCTTCGCCTGAGTGAAATCTATTTTCACCATGATGGGATACATCATGAAAAACAGACAAATGGCAATGGGAATCGATACTTGATAAATACTGAAAGAGTCTAGGGTAACGGCAATGCTAGGAAAGATTCTCCCTAAAGCAATACCCACAATAATGCAGATAAATACCCACAAAGTCAGATATCTTTCAAAAAAATTGAGATTATTCCCCGCCTTGGGGTTAGCAGAACTCATGGCGATCGCTCACAAAGAATTTGAGATACCGCTTACATTATTTCAAAAAAAATTGATATGTCAAGTCAAGGCGATCGCTAAAAATACTAATCTGTTTCCGCACAATAGCGAGTCGGCAAAACCGTACTGAAACGACGATAAGAGGCGATGTACTCTTCGAGAGCGATAAATTGAGCCAGATTTAAGCTGTAGTAGATCCAGCGTCCTTGCTGCCTTGAGCCAACTAAACCAGCTTCTTTCAGGGTTTTGAGGTGAAAAGAGAGTTTAGATTGGGTAGTGCCTAAGCGATCGCATAACTCGCACACGCATAACTCTTGCGATCGCAGCAATTCCAATACCTGCACCCGCATCGGATCGGATAAAGCGTGGAACCCTAAAACAATAATTTTTGATGGGTTAAGGATATTATCATTCATCAATAAAAGTTGAAACGGTTGTGAGAATATGGTTTTAACCCCGATATTAACCTAACTTATTTTGCAAGTAAGAATGATTGTGCGAAGTCAGCAAAATTAAAAAGTTTTACGCTATTTTCAAGTAACTTTCCAATGCACTTCGCATGACATCTACAGGAACAGTATCTCTTTGTAGCCAAATTTTTAAAGCTGCTGCACCTTGCTGAACTAACATTTCTAAGCCATCAATGGTTGTTAATCCCCTCATTTGGGCTTCTTTGAGGAATTTGGTAGGTCTGGGGGTGTAAATTAAGTCGTAGGCGATCGCTTGTGGCGATAATCTATCAATCTGTTCTAAACTCAGAGGCAATTGCTCTTCATTTGGATGCATCCCTAAAGGTGTAGTATTAACTAGCAAAGTTGTCTGAGGAAGTAGCGTATCTAATTCT comes from Merismopedia glauca CCAP 1448/3 and encodes:
- a CDS encoding ArsR/SmtB family transcription factor; translated protein: MNDNILNPSKIIVLGFHALSDPMRVQVLELLRSQELCVCELCDRLGTTQSKLSFHLKTLKEAGLVGSRQQGRWIYYSLNLAQFIALEEYIASYRRFSTVLPTRYCAETD